A part of Bosea sp. (in: a-proteobacteria) genomic DNA contains:
- a CDS encoding type II toxin-antitoxin system VapC family toxin, translating to MFIDSSALITLLAKEPDGRRVTEAIRRAEQRLTLPIVRLETAMVLSTLLRVEPDDANAAITDVFEECGVSVVPVTDEMANEAVSAFARFGKGRGHPARLNFADCLVYAAAKTFDLPLLFIGDDFTRTDIVSVLDDPRPMTL from the coding sequence ATGTTCATCGATAGCTCCGCCTTGATCACGCTTTTGGCGAAAGAACCGGACGGCCGCCGGGTCACTGAAGCGATCAGGCGCGCTGAACAACGTCTGACGCTGCCCATCGTCAGGCTGGAAACCGCGATGGTCCTTTCGACCCTGCTCAGGGTCGAACCAGACGATGCGAATGCGGCGATCACAGATGTGTTCGAGGAATGCGGCGTGTCGGTCGTTCCCGTCACTGATGAAATGGCAAACGAAGCCGTTTCCGCCTTCGCCCGATTTGGGAAGGGCCGCGGACACCCGGCCCGGCTGAACTTCGCGGACTGCCTGGTCTATGCGGCAGCCAAAACCTTTGATTTGCCGCTGCTGTTCATCGGCGACGACTTCACCCGCACGGACAT
- a CDS encoding type II toxin-antitoxin system VapB family antitoxin, translating to MPLNIRDPRAAELARDLARRRGTTMTQAIIGALEAEIERERAAKPLAERLLAIANHLHAKARPGGRRMTRDEIDDLWGQ from the coding sequence ATGCCGCTCAACATCCGCGACCCCCGCGCCGCAGAACTCGCCCGCGATCTTGCCCGGCGGCGCGGCACGACCATGACGCAGGCGATCATCGGCGCGCTCGAGGCCGAGATCGAACGTGAACGCGCAGCAAAGCCGCTCGCCGAGCGGTTGCTCGCCATCGCCAACCATCTGCATGCCAAAGCGCGGCCCGGCGGGCGGCGCATGACCCGCGATGAGATCGATGATCTCTGGGGGCAATGA
- a CDS encoding DUF2274 domain-containing protein, translating to MSKLKLGPIPDDKPVKIALELPAALHRDLVAYAEALSRQSGQPVDPARLIAPMLEHFMRNDRGFRQGAAKPKTDP from the coding sequence ATGAGCAAGCTCAAGCTCGGGCCGATCCCTGACGACAAGCCGGTGAAGATCGCGCTGGAACTCCCGGCCGCACTTCACCGTGACCTCGTCGCCTATGCCGAAGCGCTCTCGCGCCAGTCCGGCCAACCGGTCGATCCGGCCCGCCTGATCGCGCCGATGCTGGAGCACTTCATGCGCAACGATCGCGGGTTTCGCCAGGGCGCGGCCAAGCCCAAGACTGACCCGTAA
- a CDS encoding TrbI/VirB10 family protein: MSGADTGSHPAGGAGSEREIAQALRLRPDPPRVMRLSRKVLIGLGVVAGLGVGGALILALQGRSGRAAPSELYSTDRNPQADGLANLPRDYTGIPQLGPPLPGDLGRPILRAQERGQPVAPPPIAAAPGPDPAEQRRLQEIEAARLARVFFETEGRTRTPGDGMAPPPTAMPGSIPAPAPNPFGFDAGIGPPRAPDAAERQLAFVNAPVDRRTASPDRLQAPPSPFVIQAGAVIPAALVTGLRSDLPGQITAQVTENVFDSPTGRHLLIPQGARLIGTYDNRVSFGQSRVLLVWTRMILPNGRSIVLERMSGADEQGFSGLEDGVDYHWGRLFLAAGLSTLLGVGLELGSSNESDIARAIRESGQDTVGRTGEEIVRRQLSVQPTLTVRPGFPVRVIVNRDLILEPYRS, encoded by the coding sequence ATGAGCGGGGCCGACACTGGCTCCCACCCCGCGGGCGGTGCGGGCTCGGAGCGCGAGATCGCTCAGGCGCTGCGCCTGCGGCCCGATCCGCCACGCGTGATGCGTCTGTCGCGCAAGGTGCTGATCGGGCTTGGCGTCGTGGCTGGCCTCGGCGTCGGTGGCGCGCTGATCCTCGCCCTCCAGGGACGCTCCGGGCGCGCTGCGCCGTCTGAGCTCTACTCGACTGACCGCAACCCGCAGGCCGATGGGCTCGCCAACCTGCCGCGCGACTATACGGGCATCCCCCAACTCGGCCCGCCGCTGCCCGGCGATCTTGGCCGGCCGATCCTGCGCGCGCAGGAGCGTGGCCAGCCCGTGGCGCCGCCGCCTATCGCGGCAGCGCCGGGCCCCGACCCGGCCGAACAGCGCCGGTTGCAGGAGATCGAGGCAGCGCGCCTTGCCCGTGTGTTCTTCGAGACCGAAGGGCGCACCCGCACACCTGGCGATGGAATGGCGCCGCCGCCGACCGCGATGCCCGGCAGCATCCCGGCGCCTGCACCGAATCCGTTCGGGTTCGATGCCGGAATCGGACCGCCGCGCGCGCCGGACGCGGCCGAACGGCAACTCGCCTTCGTCAATGCGCCTGTCGACCGGCGCACGGCGTCGCCCGACCGCCTGCAGGCCCCGCCAAGCCCCTTCGTCATCCAGGCAGGCGCGGTCATCCCGGCCGCACTCGTTACAGGCCTTCGTTCTGATCTCCCCGGTCAGATCACCGCGCAGGTGACAGAGAATGTCTTCGACAGCCCTACGGGACGCCATCTCCTGATCCCGCAGGGCGCGCGCCTGATTGGCACCTACGACAACCGGGTCAGCTTCGGCCAAAGCCGGGTGCTGCTCGTCTGGACCCGCATGATCTTGCCGAATGGCCGCTCGATCGTGCTCGAACGCATGTCAGGCGCCGACGAGCAGGGCTTCTCCGGCCTCGAAGATGGCGTCGACTATCACTGGGGCCGGCTCTTCCTTGCGGCCGGCCTCTCGACCCTGCTCGGCGTCGGGCTCGAACTCGGGAGCAGCAACGAAAGCGACATCGCCCGCGCAATCCGCGAGAGCGGCCAGGACACGGTCGGGCGCACCGGCGAGGAAATCGTGCGCCGTCAACTCAGCGTCCAGCCGACTCTCACCGTCCGGCCCGGCTTCCCGGTTCGGGTCATCGTCAACCGCGACCTGATCCTCGAACCATACAGGAGCTGA
- the trbG gene encoding P-type conjugative transfer protein TrbG: MTPARPASLALSLLAATALAGCATWTPPEIAYDNDPVPATLVPEPPRPVQVVEVPRPLPLPGQLQRVEARRATPESPEPTTRVKEANASARVQPVRAGFLNAVQVYPFSAGALYQVYTAPGQVTSIMLQEGESLVGTGPVAAGDTVRWIIGDTESGTGASRRVHIIVKPTRADLMTNMIINTDRRTYHLELRSTERTYMASVSWQYPQDALIALRRQNTAAEAAAPVAQTLDVSRLRFRYVIEGDTPPWRPLRAFDDGRQVFIEFPRGIGQGELPPLFVIGPEGQGQLVNYRVRQNYMIVDRLFAAAELRLGQRQQTVRIVRTDGVRRGLFGSHQDAAIPVDPVGRGEGGGS, translated from the coding sequence ACAACGATCCTGTTCCGGCAACGCTGGTCCCGGAGCCGCCGCGCCCGGTGCAGGTGGTCGAGGTTCCACGGCCCTTGCCGTTGCCGGGGCAACTTCAGAGGGTCGAGGCACGGCGCGCAACGCCAGAATCGCCGGAACCGACCACCCGCGTCAAGGAGGCCAACGCCTCGGCCCGCGTGCAGCCCGTCCGTGCGGGCTTCCTCAACGCCGTGCAGGTCTATCCCTTCTCGGCCGGCGCGCTCTATCAGGTCTACACCGCGCCGGGCCAAGTCACCTCGATCATGCTGCAAGAGGGCGAGAGCCTCGTCGGCACGGGGCCTGTCGCGGCAGGCGACACGGTGCGCTGGATCATCGGCGACACCGAGAGCGGAACGGGCGCGAGCCGCCGCGTGCACATCATCGTCAAGCCGACCCGGGCGGACCTGATGACCAACATGATCATCAACACCGACAGGCGCACCTATCATCTCGAACTGCGCTCGACCGAGCGGACCTACATGGCGTCGGTCTCCTGGCAGTATCCGCAGGACGCGCTGATCGCGCTGCGCCGCCAGAACACCGCTGCGGAAGCTGCCGCGCCGGTCGCACAAACCTTGGACGTCTCGCGGCTGCGCTTCCGCTATGTGATCGAGGGCGACACCCCACCCTGGCGGCCACTACGTGCCTTCGATGACGGGCGGCAGGTGTTCATCGAGTTCCCGCGCGGCATCGGACAGGGCGAGCTGCCGCCGCTCTTCGTCATCGGGCCGGAGGGCCAGGGCCAGCTCGTCAACTACCGCGTCCGGCAGAACTACATGATCGTCGACCGGCTCTTCGCCGCCGCCGAACTCCGTCTTGGCCAGCGCCAGCAGACGGTGCGGATCGTGCGCACCGATGGCGTCCGGCGCGGCCTGTTCGGCAGCCATCAGGATGCAGCCATCCCGGTCGATCCAGTTGGACGCGGTGAAGGTGGAGGCTCGTGA